A genomic region of Aeropyrum pernix K1 contains the following coding sequences:
- a CDS encoding translation initiation factor eIF-2B, whose translation MPAGLEEAVREVSRERIRGASWAISTLARGLLEDLESGRTLDCDRASQVLRTTLPGMGSLEVLAEVVERLCNRPGELAEALRRLMDYVEEAGREAAERAAEFLSGAGAVSTVSFSRAVQLTILAARPRVVYVLESRPGGEGVAMARHLRQSGVNAVVLPDSAAGLAVSRSNAVVFGADAAGLDGCLRNKLGTLPLAASAAALGVEAVAVFESYKIVSRACVWEGVETRSYRVEGWGDVEYPVFEPIPLRLVSYIATELGGGRAGVEPLRLYRRLFLGEVLGGDV comes from the coding sequence TTGCCAGCCGGGTTAGAGGAGGCTGTTAGGGAGGTTTCCAGGGAGAGGATCCGCGGCGCCAGCTGGGCCATCTCAACCCTCGCCCGCGGCCTCCTAGAGGACCTGGAGTCGGGCCGCACCCTTGATTGTGACAGGGCCTCCCAGGTCCTCAGGACCACGCTACCGGGCATGGGGAGCCTGGAGGTCCTTGCAGAGGTTGTTGAGAGGCTATGCAACAGGCCCGGGGAGCTGGCCGAGGCGCTGAGGAGGCTCATGGACTATGTTGAGGAGGCTGGGAGGGAGGCGGCTGAGCGCGCCGCCGAGTTCCTCAGCGGCGCAGGAGCAGTTTCGACCGTGAGCTTCAGCAGGGCTGTACAGCTCACCATACTCGCCGCGAGGCCCCGGGTAGTTTACGTGCTGGAGTCGAGGCCCGGGGGCGAGGGTGTGGCGATGGCTAGGCATCTGAGGCAGTCGGGCGTGAACGCGGTGGTGCTGCCGGACTCGGCGGCAGGCCTTGCCGTCTCAAGGTCAAACGCGGTGGTGTTCGGGGCCGACGCCGCCGGGCTGGACGGCTGTTTGAGGAACAAGCTGGGCACACTACCCCTGGCAGCCTCAGCCGCCGCGCTCGGTGTAGAGGCTGTCGCGGTTTTCGAATCCTACAAGATAGTCTCTAGGGCCTGCGTCTGGGAGGGCGTTGAGACCAGGAGCTACAGGGTCGAGGGGTGGGGCGACGTCGAGTACCCTGTTTTCGAGCCCATCCCCCTCCGGCTGGTGAGCTATATAGCGACGGAGCTGGGGGGAGGGCGGGCTGGGGTGGAGCCTCTCAGGCTGTATAGGAGGTTGTTCCTCGGGGAGGTCCTGGGGGGTGATGTTTAA